aCGCGGTCCTCTGGAATGGTATGTGCCGCAAAAGGGTAACGAGAAAGGGATCTGACTGACAAGAACTGTCAAACATGCGCATTACGTACGACATTGCATTAGTTTGTGCTGCGAAATGATGAGAAACGTAAATAAAAGAGTAAAACAATGTTTCGTTTCTGCCAGTGCAGAGTGCCAGTGGCCGAAAGTTGCGCTTAAAAAGGGCAATTAAATAATTCAGCTCTTTTGCTGCCACATTCTTACTTGCTCCAAAGTCGGCTCCGTatgtaattgttttgtttagcaaCGATTGCTAACGATCCATTGTATGTATGCGTTCCTTCTCTGAATTGCAGAACACTCGCAAAGTGCTGACGGAAAGTGGAGCTAACGTGACCCCGACCAAGGCGACCACGACCGCAATGGAGGAAGACAAGGAAACCGTGGATGAAAATACTGTCGATCCAAAAGAACTGGCCAAAGGCGAACTGTCCGAGGTGCATTTGCAGGATTCGGCTCCCTTCGATCCATCGATCGAACCACTACTGAAGGATAACCCTCGTCGGTTTGTGATCTTCCCCATCCAGTATCCGGACATTTGGCAGATGTACAAGAAGGTATGAATCATTGGCGTACACCAATTATGCAATCCGGCAAGGGCTCGCGGGAAATATTAGAGACCTAATCGTAACGATCCCTTTCGCCCCACACATTTTCAGGCTGAAGCTTCCTTCTGGACCGTGGAAGAGGTGGATCTGTCTAAGGACATGAAAGACTGGGAGTCGCTGAAACCGAGCGAACGTCACTTTATCTCGCACGTGCTTGCCTTCTTTGCCGCATCCGATGGCATCGTTAACGAAAATCTGGTGGAACGTTTCAGCCAGGAGGTACAGGTTACGGAAGCGCGCTGTTTTTACGGCTTTCAAATAGCGATGGAAAATGTGCACAGCGAGATGTACTCACTGCTGATCGACACGTACATTCGTGACCCAAAGCAAaggtatgtgtgcgtgtgtggatgATGTCACTagacaataaaataatattcttttatGCATTTACCTCCCTCctcggttttttttagagacttcCTGTTCAATGCCATTGAAACGCTGCCGTGCGTGAAGAAGAAGGCTGACTGGGCACTGAACTGGATCTCAAGCAAGAAGGCAAACTTTGGCGAACGTGTCGTCGCGTTTGCTGCCGTCGAAGGCATCTTCTTCAGCGGTAGCTTTGCCGCTATTTTCTGGCTGAAGAAGCGCGGGCTGATGCCGGGACTGACGTTCTCGAACGAGCTTATCTCGCGCGATGAAGGATTGCACTGCGATTTCGCTTGCCTGATGTTCAGGTATCTGGTACAGAAACCTTCCAAGGAGCGCGTGACGGACATCATCCGTGATGCGGTTGTGATTGAGCAAGAATTTTTGACGAAGGCACTGCCGGTCGATATGCTCGGTATGAACTGTGATCTGATGTCACAGTACATCGAGTTCGTGGCCGATCGTTTGCTGCTGGAGTTGGGCTGTGACAAGGTATGGACATATGATGGTCGGGTGTTGTGCGTTTATTTCATGCCTTTTATTTCCGCTTTCAGATCTATCACACCAAAAACCCGTTCAGCTTCATGGAGTTCATCTCGCTCGAGGGCAAGACGAACTTCTTCGAGAAGAAGGTGGGCGAATACCAAAAGTGGGGTGTGATGGCAAACCGTCTTGACAACGTGTTCACGCTCGATGCAGACTTCTGAGAGCGCGAGCGCACCAGGAAAGGAATCGTTAGATAATTTCGGGATCACAGAGGCTGACGCATCCGGTATGCGTGTGTACTTCAATGGCGAGCAGCGCGGCAATAGTAAGATTTGACGGTGGAGTTAGTGCAGTTCACTCCCAATCCTCCCCACCCATCGATCCTTCGTGCAGAAACACTTAATTTCTTTTATCAAACCTCTTCTTGGCAAACACTTGACCACACTTTGCATCAGATTCTCATCAAGTCCAAGATGGAAATGCTAGGCCAAAGTAGTAGACACGAAGatattgtatgtttttatggtttttttttttcaaagttttaAATTCCACTTTCTACACAACTGCATTTCATAAATGTCTGTCTGTCATTCAAGCAACTAAGTTCTTTCTTATGTTCTGAAGTGCATTAACACCGTTTCTACGTTAAGATTAGTAAGAATTAGTTCTCTCTTTCCACAAATTCGTACATTAATTTACCCTTCTAAAATATCGCAACGGAAAACGTGTGACCATTGGCGATACAGAAACTAATTTTCACGCAAGTTGCACTGACGATCCACAACTTGAGTAGGGAAATGTGTGCTGCGACACGGTTTTTTCGACTTACTATCACCTAACTTCGCCGAATGCTCGGTTCGACACGGCCTGCATTGTCGTGGAAGGCGGCATTGCCCAGGTGGTATGAAGTTTGGGATACAATTAAATTGTAGTTATatcattaatattaaataatcaGACGTATACACATCGTTCAATGGAATGGAACATCTGTTTTGATGAATCTGCCTACGAATAAAgcttttataaatatattcgACTAAAAATATAACGTGTTAATGAGATTTGTCCGTATAGCAAGAGGCGTCCAtagtgaaataatttttcttttttactccCAAAGCGCTCTCTGCCGCAACCGTCCAATTCCTGCATCCGGTGTCTTCCCTCTTTGGAAGTTGATCACATAACATATGAGCAGAAATTCATTAAAACACCACGTGTTTTTCCATTCATGAAAAagcctctctctctcatctCTCTGCTGTGCGTGTATCGGTTTTCGGAAAAACAGTTTTCCTTCCCTCAGtagtgtagtagtagtagagagagagagccctTTTGGAAACCTACAAAACGACCGAAACCATTTTCTCTCGCACACATAAACGAACGTTGGTACTCTCTGTTACTTTGCTATCGTTGAGGTGGTGTATACTCTAATGTAAGAGTGCTTACACATAGAGACGGTTGGCGCATGAATTTTCCGACCCTATACGTTGCGCGCTCGATCAGCAATGCGGCAGCCGGAATTTTGGGCGATGTGTGTCCACCATCcggacccacacacacgcacacacacacatctgcAGGTGTGAGCGGGAAAGTGCCAGCGAGTGAGCGAGTCGGTCACATACCGCCGGTATGGTGTGTAGCCGGTTTGGGTGAAGCAGTGGTACTTCGTCCTGGTACCATCCAGTCTAGCGCCGCGTGCTCAGCTGCTCACCAGAACCGAACAGTACCGGGAGGACACCTGGATATTGGGAGTTTGggctctaaaaaaaaaaaggggggaaacCACCACTCCACCCTGTACGTGACCGAATATTGTTGTCGGTGGGGTGTTAGACGAATGGTTCCAACAACACCTCGGATCCGGTTCCTGTGCGCCGGTAACGTGTCACCCCGTGGGTGACGGAACTGCAACGGGTTAATGACCGGGTAGAGGTCCGGAGGAGTGCagcggggggttttttgccagagtgtgtttgtgtgtatgtgtgtttttgggggtTAGTTCTCGTCGGTTGTTTCACGTTGTGCCGCCGCGCTGTTACATCGGGCTTTTATCCGCATTGAAGTCCCGGGACCACATTGCAATGGAAGCTGTTGTGtgattttgtatgtgtgtgtgtacggtgaGAACATTCGTTCGGCAATGTCCTGGGCTagtgtttgattgatttagtTTAATGTGTAGAGTTTGaggtttataaaaaaaaaagagtgcaATCCCGTGTGTCCGTACTTCTGCCGTGGATGGAATTCGACCGATCGCACTCTGGTAGAGTACAGGTATGATACAAACAGTGTGTATGACGAAAAAGGTCAGCACACATATGCGGCATGCGGTTGCAATATGGATTTTCCCATAAGCAAAGCATAAACGAAGTTAAATGTACCATTCCGGGTTGGCGCATTGGAAACACAGGGCCAAGACAAACAAGAAAGCGAAAAGCAAGAATGCAACCCATTTACTGCAGCAGAACATGCAGCAGTCGCAAAGATGCacaggggggggggagatACCTCCCAGTAACAAAAAGGGCCCGGAACAGGGAACCATAAGTTCATTCTTCTCCTTTTCCGTGGAAAAGAACTACTGTCGGCCCAGGCTTCTAGTGGACGTACCATCACACCTGGCCTGGAATTGGGCGAACCatggttgcttttgttttactccGCTCGATAGAGAGCCGTCTAGCGACAGAAGGCCGAAGGAGGAAGTCCCATAGCATAAAACCGAAGCGAAACAGGCAAGGAAACTTCCACGTTCTATTGTCCATTCTGAAAAGGACACTTTACGATAAGAAAACCGTTCGGGCTGGCAGCTTCAATGCACAAGACAACCTATTTGTTGTTCTGCACCGTTTCCCGACACGGACACGTGGTTGGGCTGCAGTTTTGGCACGTTTTGTATTTGCGCATAAgagcttcttttttatgttgttgttgcttgttcGTGTCTGTGagaagtgtttgtttgtttgctttcttttccaatacatggaagtatttttttttgttaatgtacaTTTCTTTGCACAATTAGTTAAGTGTGTTCTATTTTGTCTGATAGTTGAACGCAAGGACGTAACCTGGGGAGAAAGTAACTATAAAATATGATGATGCTTCATTCAGCACATGGGTAGGGAGGGAAGGAAGGGTGTTTCTTATCAAGGCGAATTTGCCAATGCGGATGTCTGGGGCACTGCTATGCTTGGGTTAAGTAAACAAACTGGCCGTTATTTCTTGCTCGCGCAGAGCGTTTGATCTGTGTGTGCAGTCTGTAAACAGTGGCAATGGCAATCGTAAGCCAAATTTATGCTACCGATCCGAAGTTCGTCCCACAATTCGCTGACCGCATTCGTCTGTTGAAGGTTTTTCTTATGTAAACAGCGTCACAAGGGTACAGGAAGAGACGTTTGAATTTCTCCTACGGCTTAAAAGATCCCCACGGGTGCAAGTTTTCCATaccatgttatttttttattattgtttgcacATATCCGAAGGGGatcaaaatggaaacaatcgaGCCTGAAGTGCCtttcaattattaatttttccctTGCGTTGTACTGGAAGAAGGGAACAGCTTTCTTTAGCAGGCAGGAAGTGTCTTTTGTTTGATTCAAACTGTTTTCAGTGGATAGTGACTAACGCAGTGCGACCAGAGTTACAAAATGGAGAAGTGGGAAGAGTTTCCTAAATTTCGGAAGAAGCTTAGGAATCAGTTTTCTCAAGAGCTAAGTTTAAAGTCTCAGTTACGTATTACAATATTAGAACCTTTCGATGTCATAACATGTTTTAGCTTTAGCTAGGACACGACAGTAAGTATTTCTTTGAGAAATACATCGTCTGATAAGTAATGTTGCACATCAAGGCAAATCATGAACATATCGATCGATTAAACAGATCAAGATCAAGAGTCATTCTGTTCCAATCCAATCAGCATAAGTGTTTGAAGTCTACGGACACAACAATTGGCGGCGAGGGTTTAAAGAACGAGAAGCTACCGAGGGAAACTACCAGGATGCCGGAAGATAGCGATCTGAAGATCTGACCAATCCTGCAGAAGACAGAGCTCTTGCAGAAAATGACGCAACCAACACCAGCACTCATCAGTAAATCTTCTTGAGATTGGAATCATATTCCCAAATTCAGCCGTTACGAGGATCTATTCATTGAAGGTGCCAGGAATCTGGACCACCAAAAGTGAGATGGCTTGAGTTGTACTGCCATTTGATTCCATTCgatatatacatataaatGAATAAGTGTCTGAAGCCAACGGACACAACAAATCACTTGCGATGGATTCTCTGAAGATCACCGTGGTATAATTCTCTAGACTTTGTGACTTAATGCCGCCTAAAGACTTTAATCTCTCGTATGCAGGACCGACAAACATATACCGATATATCGGGCCAAGACCTTTAAGGGTTCTAGTGCCAGAAAGAAGTAGAGCCTCTGACGATCTCACTCGATCAAGGTGTCTTAACTCACGACACCTAGAATGATGATTTTAGGACCACGACCCTGAAGTCTCAGATAATAGAAAGAATTAGAATTTTGTTACTTTTGCAGATCTGTTTCTCTCACGAAGGATCCTTCCTTCGATAAAAATCTTCAGATGAAAAAAGtcacaagaaaagaaatagaCGTTGTGTACTAATGCTTTGACAATATCCTGAGGTGCATAGACTACCCTAGAGGATACTACATCTACTCAATATGAATAATGTGTTATGAACATTACAGGTTATGTTATGAGTCAAAAGCACGCAAAATGTTGCGATCTCCAATCGAGTCGAGCAAGATAAACACACCAAACTTTGCACCCAAAGTGCGCCTAGTAGCTCACATCCTTTAGTAATTGTTGCTACCGGTCCGATTTCTCACGAACCCGCACATAATCCACGAGCCACGAGATAATCTCACGCAGGTAAAGCAAAATCCCTTTGGTCGctcgccaaaaaaaacccctataCGCACTATATACCCCGGTACACCAGGCAAAAGCAAGTGCGATCCTCTTACAAGAGGTGATAAGTAGCGGCATAAATCGGACGCACACTAAACCATCCATCGGTCGACACTTACACGGCCCGCTGTGGTCGTGTTTGCGTTCCTTTACGCATACCGCACACACGCTGGTGGGCGCATTACGTCACCGCTGTGCGCAAGTATGCGTTGCGCCGGGTGTTAAGTATCGCGAACGCGGCGCATCCACCGTCAGTCTGGTGCGCGAATCCACCAGCTAAGGTCATCCCCGGTGTGAGCGTAGGACGGTACGCAAGCGCGCGCACGCTTGCAAAATTGGTTGGAGTCAAACAAACCAGCGAACCACCAGTCCGGTGAGTGATCTCATAGTTCAGTCATCGCGCACAGTTGGAAACGTTAAGTGAGACGAAAATCACGGTCCATTTGTGTCCGCGGTCACATTTGCGGAAGTACACCATCAGACACGGGAGTGAAACAATACAGTCCATCGTGATAAAGGGCGAATGATGAATGCGTCTCGCTTTGAGCGCGTTGGAGAATGCATGGTGTGACCTTATCAGTGACGACAACACCCGATAACAGTGTAATCTCTATCGTGTTCGAATTTTTCGAGACAACACACCCTCGCCCAAGGTGGTGTCGAGCTAGCGGGGTATATTTGGATTTGGAAACCTTCAACGCATACTGtgatgtgaaacaaaaaaacgaaacaccgcAAATAAGTGATCGTATGGATCGGGTGCCGCCGTCTAGAGCTTTCGATCGCGTGCGTATTACACCGCGCGCGCTTATTGTAcagtgtgtttgtatgcgtgGGACCAAAAACCGCGAAACGTGATTGtcgcgtgcttttttttcacccttcaCGCCCGGCCATTACTCACCAAAGCACAGTGAACACGGCCCAAACAAACGCCGGGGATAAAAACAGGACGTCATGAAATGTTCACAGCTTTGTTCGCAAAATGGTTTTGTATCATACATAACCTAATACTAAACACATAATTAGGacgattttgaaattttaactTCTTTACATCAAAGTTAAAACGCGCACCTTCATGTGAGCCCATGCATTTTTGTACTCTTTGTTTGAATTGTATTGTGTTTTCTTaatcaatgttttgttgtttttgttgttgttttatgatgttttcacttattttatgcaatttaTATCGATTATTTTCtcaatttcttatttttctccttctttatTTGACTGCAGGCTGCAATCCTTGTTAGCACAAATATTACCTTAAAAAATTGCTGTAATTTTTAAAGTTGCAAATATTGCAGCTTGTGTATTGGACTCGAGCTTCATCACTAACTATTCTTTACCTTATATTACAAGAGACTGCGCAAATGCacacaaatttattatttaccgcATGTCAAAAAACGAAAGTTGTAAAAATTTCCATACAACGTTGTCATATTTTTCCCGAAAAATAACGATTTTTCTATTTAagtactatttttttaatataaggGTATTAAATAACCTTTTTTGAAACAGAATTTTCAATAAGGGGCTTGGCAACtgtgatattttatttccccGGCAGTACGGGGTTTTAGGACCTCAGTATTGGGCTTTCTTAAGTTATAAGTATCtactttatatttttaaaaatgcacTGCAAGTACTGtttatttaataacaaaaaaaaatcatctttaTCCCGGTCTGCGTCCACTGTGCAAAAGCGGGTTGCGTatgagtgagtgtgtggtgCGCTTGTATTTATAGGATAATCACGAgggtttaaataaattgttctCGCGCTTAACACGGCCGGCGGAGGGCAAAGATCGTTGGCtgctgtaaaacaaacaacgaccAAACTATCGCGGGCACAGTGCGTTAACATCTGCTTTGGGAGTAGTTCAACATAAAAGGCTCACAATTCGTTACCGGATCGGTTGCCGATCGATCGAACCCGCTAATTCGTGATAATTTCCCACggctttgatttttattaccaaTCCAAGCTAAAAattgagcaacaaaaaagctccccttttttatgtgctTTGCTCCGGCACGTTACGAGTTCTTTACCCATACCGACCCAACATACGCGTACCCTTTTGCCAGCGGTGGTTCGTCCACTGACCTTTACGTATCGATTTTCCCTACCGCGGCTTTTCGCATGTGGCCTTTTGtcctaccacacacacacccacagcaAATGGCCTTATCGTGCGGTCAGTATCAGGACGGGACTAATGATGCATTAGGCAAACGAGGGCAACACCTAAGGTATGGAGGGTTTTTATTCCGACCACCCACGCACAAGGGTcataaccaaaacaaaaaaaaactattccgcTAAAGCGAGACAGAGAAAAACACCGAACAAAACCGTATGGAAATTCGGACCTGGTCACGCGTGTGTGTCCGTTTgcctcccccccaaaaaaaaacggttccgtttgatttgatttgtttttcctggGGGCATTAATTGTGAAGGGGATTTTCCCGCGttctttaattttccatttcattaacacgcacgcacgctcTTAAGGCCGGGCGGGTGCGCAACAATTGACAATTTCTACGATATTTCGTGAAGAACTCCACCATAGCATTTTGATGCATGTTTTCATGCCCTCGACATGTTGCTTCTGGCGATGGTTTTACCTCCGCAAACCATCGGCTGATACAATCGTATTTAATCGATTACATTTAAACGACGCTTTAAGGCCAGCGCCGATGTACCATCCGGGTGCTTTCGGTCGGTTCCGTGTGGTTCTAAGTTCCACCTCGTGCTGAATGTTACGTTTCCTGTGCCAAACGGTTGCAGTCGGTGCATGCAACACAACAAGCGTGTGTACTAAATGCAGAACATTGAACTGCCAAGCAGCAAGTTACAGACCCGTCGAGAACTTTGCTGGTGCGAGGCGGTTGTTGCGATGACCTCCATATTGGAACACGGGTGGCTTTCGTTTGGCAAGAAGGAGGTTCGTGTGTGCGGAGTTGGAAAATGAGGTTTTCCACACATTTGTAACCGTTGGTGGTGTTGCGGGAGGCGCTGCATGATTTAGGCAGTTGAAATCGTATTGCTGTTTTACTTCAGGCATTTGATCGCTCACTTCTAAGTACAAAGCTACTGAGCATCCAACATATGAGGTGGAACTCAATGGTTTACTGAGAATTTTATCGCATAACGGTCTTACCTATCTTACTTATgagatttttttgtacatGCTCTCTTCCAGAATACATTACATCGTAGCTAGAACTAAGGAACCAAACATTAGTATCGCTCCGCTTTGCTAAAACCTAATTCCGAAAATGCTGTCCTACTTGTACACTTACCTGACGAACCTGCCCCGGTGGCATCTGGTAGCAATAGTTCTCGTAGGCTATCTCATCTACTACCTGATGGAAGTGGTCAAGGTATTAATGTGTTGGACATCTTCTTGTCCGAGGTTTATCAGCCCCTTTTTCTGACCGTCTTGTGTACTCACCCTCAAATTCCCCGCTCTTTCCAGCGCCCTATTCTTGCCGTCTCGAATGGACCGTTCAAGAAGTACCTCCGCAAACACATCCCGACGCTGGAGAACAAATTTTGGCCCACGTTCTGGTGTGTGGAAAGTCGTGCGCAGACCGTGTTTGCCAGCATCATCCGCTCGAACATTATGCCGCTGGTCGAGTATAGGCGCGAGGTGCTAACGCTGAAGGACGGCGGCCAGGTGGCGCTTGACTGGCTGGAGACGGGCTGTGATCCGGAGGcaccgatcatcatcatactgCCCGGGCTGACCGGTGAATCGCAAGCCGAGTACATCAAGTGCCTGGTGACGGCCGCCAACCGCATCGGCATCCGGACGGTAGTGTTCACCAACCGTGGGCTCGGCGGTGTCGCACTGAAGACGCCCCGGCTCTACTGTGCGTCGAACTGTGAGGATCTGGCCGAGGTGGTGAAGTACGTGAAGCAGGCGCACCCGCACGTACGGATCGGTGCGACCGGTATCTCGATGGGTGGTTTAATTCTCGGCAACTATCTCGCCCGCCACAGTGACGAAGCGAAATCGATCCTGACCGCGGCCACAATTATCTCCGTACCGTGGGACGTACACAAGGGTAAGAGCCAGCGCCGGGAGTGTTCGAAGAGCAGTTTATCAATTATTTCCGATCGCTTTGCGGAGCGTTCGTCCGGGTGACATGTTATTGCCAAAGAAGTAATGGATAGTTTGAGTGTACGTATCGATCGTCACACATTCCGGGTCCAAAACCCATGGCGTGTGGGAAGTCGTGATAGATATTTGTTGGTGTTGCCATTTCTAAAAC
This Anopheles marshallii chromosome 3, idAnoMarsDA_429_01, whole genome shotgun sequence DNA region includes the following protein-coding sequences:
- the LOC128711823 gene encoding ribonucleoside-diphosphate reductase subunit M2 B, which translates into the protein MVLEKENLAEAMEGIIKNTRKVLTESGANVTPTKATTTAMEEDKETVDENTVDPKELAKGELSEVHLQDSAPFDPSIEPLLKDNPRRFVIFPIQYPDIWQMYKKAEASFWTVEEVDLSKDMKDWESLKPSERHFISHVLAFFAASDGIVNENLVERFSQEVQVTEARCFYGFQIAMENVHSEMYSLLIDTYIRDPKQRDFLFNAIETLPCVKKKADWALNWISSKKANFGERVVAFAAVEGIFFSGSFAAIFWLKKRGLMPGLTFSNELISRDEGLHCDFACLMFRYLVQKPSKERVTDIIRDAVVIEQEFLTKALPVDMLGMNCDLMSQYIEFVADRLLLELGCDKIYHTKNPFSFMEFISLEGKTNFFEKKVGEYQKWGVMANRLDNVFTLDADF
- the LOC128711952 gene encoding protein ABHD1; translation: MLSYLYTYLTNLPRWHLVAIVLVGYLIYYLMEVVKRPILAVSNGPFKKYLRKHIPTLENKFWPTFWCVESRAQTVFASIIRSNIMPLVEYRREVLTLKDGGQVALDWLETGCDPEAPIIIILPGLTGESQAEYIKCLVTAANRIGIRTVVFTNRGLGGVALKTPRLYCASNCEDLAEVVKYVKQAHPHVRIGATGISMGGLILGNYLARHSDEAKSILTAATIISVPWDVHKGCASIEQPILNNLLGRHLASSLCRTVSKYDILRGEEFDWDMNQVLQSKTIKQFDSAFTSKHFGYKDVDSYYTDATLHNKLHQIKVPLLCLSAADDPFQPLEAIPVKAAANSSHVAILITARGGHIGFLEGWWPANKDQYMGRLFGQYFSAALFDPDNEFYRTAQLMMEHNLTTSTSVPGTPTNKPSLAAASAIRKKSIPF